From Veillonella dispar, one genomic window encodes:
- a CDS encoding DMT family transporter, producing MGEKQWIGMALAILGALFWGLSGTSVQYLEGAKHLNVEWLLEVRLLVAGFLTIILAYMQDGMRIFDIFKNKKDFGKLLIFGVLGIALAQYTYFRAIAISGVGVATVLQYVAPTLIIIYLFLRYFKKPSLAETGCVVLAMIGTVCIVSQDGLDMANINGEALLWGLISAASICVYTLQPIELLKKYGTTSIVGFAMFICGVISLAMFQQIDSEAIWDGMTWLGLFAIIILGTVVSFNAYIEGVRRIGAVQGSILSSLEPISAALFGWALLGNEFTFIGIIGMICIIATVFIIAWDRQRQIKREVLEKLNKVEIN from the coding sequence ATGGGGGAGAAACAGTGGATTGGCATGGCGTTAGCCATTCTAGGAGCCTTGTTTTGGGGCCTTTCAGGCACATCTGTACAATATCTGGAAGGGGCAAAACACTTAAATGTAGAGTGGCTATTAGAGGTTCGGTTACTCGTGGCCGGGTTCTTGACGATTATATTGGCCTATATGCAAGATGGGATGCGCATCTTTGATATTTTTAAAAATAAAAAAGACTTTGGTAAATTGCTCATCTTCGGTGTTCTTGGCATCGCTTTAGCGCAGTATACATACTTTAGAGCCATCGCTATATCTGGCGTGGGTGTTGCTACGGTCCTTCAATATGTAGCGCCAACGTTGATTATTATTTATCTCTTCCTACGATACTTTAAAAAGCCATCCCTTGCAGAAACTGGCTGTGTTGTATTAGCCATGATTGGCACCGTTTGTATCGTCTCACAAGATGGATTAGATATGGCAAATATTAATGGTGAAGCTTTACTGTGGGGACTCATTTCTGCAGCTAGCATCTGTGTCTATACATTGCAACCTATTGAACTATTAAAGAAATATGGCACTACATCGATTGTTGGTTTTGCCATGTTTATCTGTGGGGTTATTTCGTTAGCCATGTTCCAGCAAATCGATTCTGAAGCAATTTGGGATGGTATGACATGGCTTGGATTATTCGCCATTATTATATTGGGGACGGTTGTATCCTTTAATGCTTATATCGAAGGGGTGCGACGGATTGGTGCCGTACAAGGCTCTATTCTTTCTTCGTTGGAACCGATTTCAGCCGCTCTATTTGGCTGGGCATTATTGGGAAATGAATTTACCTTTATCGGAATTATAGGTATGATTTGTATCATTGCCACCGTATTCATTATCGCCTGGGATCGACAACGACAAATCAAACGAGAAGTGCTAGAAAAACTGAACAAAGTAGAGATAAACTAA
- a CDS encoding YhcH/YjgK/YiaL family protein yields MFFSSITADYTKMGYPKAIVRALDFLKNTDLKALPGGRHEIEGDMMYANVDDVETKLFETTKPESHRNYVDIQFMVSGEENMGFFVDKGLVKPVESYPERDCYFYPNEAVDEGHIHCPEGYYTVFFPSDIHRPLLAVNDKPIKIRKVVVKVHVDLLGE; encoded by the coding sequence ATGTTTTTCTCTAGCATTACTGCAGATTATACAAAAATGGGCTATCCTAAAGCCATCGTACGAGCTTTAGATTTCTTAAAGAATACAGATTTGAAAGCATTGCCAGGCGGTCGTCATGAAATTGAAGGTGACATGATGTATGCCAATGTGGACGATGTAGAAACCAAGCTATTTGAAACTACGAAACCTGAATCTCATCGCAACTATGTAGATATTCAATTTATGGTGAGCGGCGAAGAAAATATGGGCTTTTTCGTAGATAAAGGTCTCGTTAAACCTGTTGAATCCTATCCAGAACGAGATTGCTATTTCTATCCAAACGAAGCCGTTGATGAAGGGCACATCCACTGTCCGGAAGGGTATTATACGGTATTCTTCCCATCTGATATCCATAGACCTTTGTTAGCGGTTAATGATAAGCCTATTAAAATCCGCAAGGTTGTTGTAAAAGTGCACGTGGATCTCTTAGGCGAGTAA
- a CDS encoding DMT family transporter, which translates to MKRYEVIGVLLTLLGAILWGVSGASVQFLSNFRDMNLEWLVTMRLITAGLLTVIYAWFKYGNAIFDVFRNLKDIVGLIVFGVFGMALCQYTYFKSIALAGAGIATVLQYLAPSMIIIYMLARYGKRPSKGEIISVILALVGTICLMGNDGFSFESFPLAVLMWGLLSAVGVAVYSVSPVDLLYKYGTLPIVGFGMLLSGIVAAILFHQPNSYALWDVWTVIGCFNVVFLGTIVSFNAYLEGVKRIGAVPGSILSSIEPISAAFFGWAFLDNQFSALGLIGMAMIIATVIIIALEKRN; encoded by the coding sequence ATGAAGCGATACGAAGTTATAGGTGTTCTACTAACCCTATTAGGTGCCATTTTATGGGGCGTATCAGGTGCTTCAGTACAATTCCTAAGCAACTTTAGGGATATGAACTTAGAATGGCTAGTTACCATGCGATTAATTACAGCAGGGCTATTAACCGTTATCTATGCGTGGTTTAAGTATGGTAATGCTATCTTTGATGTCTTTCGAAATTTGAAAGATATAGTAGGCCTTATCGTTTTTGGCGTATTTGGTATGGCCTTGTGCCAATATACATACTTTAAATCCATTGCTTTGGCTGGGGCTGGCATTGCGACGGTACTCCAATACTTGGCGCCATCCATGATTATTATTTATATGCTAGCACGTTATGGTAAACGGCCCTCTAAAGGGGAGATTATTTCTGTTATATTGGCCTTGGTAGGTACGATTTGTTTGATGGGGAATGATGGCTTTTCTTTTGAAAGCTTCCCTCTGGCCGTGCTTATGTGGGGCCTCTTGTCTGCCGTGGGCGTCGCTGTATATAGTGTTTCTCCCGTAGATTTACTATATAAATATGGCACCTTACCGATTGTAGGCTTTGGTATGCTCCTCAGTGGTATTGTGGCGGCTATCTTGTTCCACCAACCAAATTCGTATGCCTTGTGGGATGTATGGACAGTTATTGGCTGTTTCAATGTTGTCTTTCTTGGGACCATTGTATCCTTTAATGCTTATTTAGAAGGTGTTAAGCGCATAGGCGCTGTGCCGGGCTCTATTTTGTCATCTATTGAACCGATTTCGGCGGCTTTCTTTGGATGGGCTTTTTTAGACAACCAATTTAGTGCATTAGGGCTAATTGGCATGGCCATGATCATCGCTACTGTTATTATTATCGCTCTTGAAAAACGTAATTAA
- the hydE gene encoding [FeFe] hydrogenase H-cluster radical SAM maturase HydE, translated as MKGSDCLQVQDILAKDLVGDEWLTEDELRFLMSVTDEEQLQLIYKKAYEVKAKYVKPVAYYRGLIEFSNRCIKNCNYCGIRRENDKTERFDMNREDIIKMAQWAYDHEYGSITLQSGERCDDAFVDYVVDLIRDIKAIGDGSLGITMCVGEQSEEAYRRMREAGASRYLLRIETTNKELYHKIHPQDELHSFETRVECLRSLRRVGFQVGTGVMIGLPGQTEEDLVNDILFYRDMDIDMIGMGPYVVHHDTPLGQEALAMGIDDEAGKLRRIQLGLKMIALTRLFLKDVNIAATTALQALDKLGREKGLAAGANILMPIITIPEHRAKYLLYDNKPCVDDNADKCKDCLTRRVMSIGDTVGWKQNGDSKHYGKRTGEF; from the coding sequence ATGAAAGGAAGTGATTGTTTGCAAGTGCAAGACATTCTCGCAAAAGACCTCGTTGGCGATGAATGGCTAACAGAGGATGAGCTAAGATTTCTCATGTCTGTAACTGACGAAGAACAGTTGCAGTTAATATATAAAAAGGCTTATGAAGTAAAGGCGAAATATGTAAAGCCTGTAGCGTATTATCGTGGCCTCATCGAGTTCTCGAACCGATGCATTAAAAACTGTAATTACTGCGGCATCCGTCGTGAAAATGACAAGACGGAACGCTTTGATATGAACCGTGAAGATATCATCAAAATGGCGCAGTGGGCCTATGACCATGAATATGGTTCTATTACGCTCCAATCTGGTGAACGCTGTGATGATGCCTTTGTGGATTATGTGGTAGATTTAATTCGCGACATTAAAGCCATTGGCGATGGATCCCTTGGCATTACGATGTGCGTAGGGGAACAAAGCGAAGAGGCGTACCGCCGCATGCGTGAAGCCGGCGCTAGTCGGTATTTATTGCGCATTGAAACAACAAATAAAGAGCTATATCATAAAATTCATCCTCAAGATGAACTACACTCCTTTGAAACGCGCGTAGAATGCTTACGTAGCTTGCGCCGCGTAGGTTTCCAAGTGGGTACAGGTGTTATGATTGGTTTGCCTGGTCAAACCGAAGAAGACCTTGTAAATGATATCTTGTTCTATCGCGATATGGATATCGATATGATTGGCATGGGTCCGTATGTGGTACATCACGATACGCCGCTAGGCCAAGAGGCATTGGCGATGGGCATCGATGACGAAGCAGGTAAATTGCGCCGCATTCAATTGGGCCTAAAAATGATTGCGTTGACACGGTTATTCTTGAAAGACGTAAATATTGCAGCCACAACAGCATTACAAGCGCTTGATAAATTAGGCCGAGAAAAAGGCCTTGCTGCGGGTGCTAATATTTTGATGCCTATTATTACCATTCCGGAACACCGTGCAAAATATTTGCTGTACGATAACAAACCTTGCGTAGATGATAATGCAGACAAATGTAAAGACTGCTTAACGCGTCGCGTAATGTCCATCGGTGATACCGTAGGCTGGAAACAAAATGGAGACTCTAAGCACTACGGTAAACGTACGGGAGAGTTTTAG
- the dcuC gene encoding C4-dicarboxylate transporter DcuC, producing the protein MVIAGVVIVVATFIAIIKQFETRLVLLLSGLLMCFIGGQLSAGTTAFVKELTNPGLVPTICTVLGFSYVMEYTKCTEHMVYFISAGLKKMTKIIIPGAVIITFLINIALPTAAGCAAAVGALLIPALIRSGVHPAMAGSAIFLGTWGSALSPGLMFNPQVAQLAGEDVMTVIASFSMQAIIGIVVAAILLNIVAIVKKEHTGYVLKEANEEEGKEFKVNYLYAIIPIIPLVLLVLGSKQVAVIPEISVPVSMLIGTAIGIIAVRPNVTEAVKKFFRGTGDGMCDVVGLMAAAAAFTAGMQYIGLTNALIDGMKNSQQIAQIGAAFGPFLLAVISGSGNAAALAFNGAVTPHAADFGYGIMQLGSMAQLGAGIGRSMSPVAGAGIIIAGLAGINPMEMAKRNAVPCIIATVVIMLLLL; encoded by the coding sequence ATGGTTATTGCTGGTGTTGTTATCGTAGTGGCAACGTTTATTGCCATTATTAAGCAGTTTGAAACACGGCTTGTGTTGTTATTATCGGGCTTATTAATGTGTTTTATAGGTGGGCAGCTTAGTGCTGGTACGACAGCCTTTGTAAAAGAGCTTACAAATCCAGGTCTTGTACCAACTATTTGTACAGTGCTTGGTTTTAGTTATGTTATGGAGTATACAAAATGTACAGAGCACATGGTATATTTCATCTCTGCAGGCCTTAAAAAGATGACTAAAATCATCATTCCTGGTGCTGTTATTATTACGTTCTTGATCAATATTGCGTTACCTACAGCGGCAGGCTGTGCAGCTGCAGTAGGTGCTCTATTAATTCCTGCACTTATTCGCTCCGGTGTGCATCCAGCGATGGCAGGTTCCGCTATTTTCTTAGGAACTTGGGGTAGTGCATTGAGTCCTGGTCTTATGTTTAACCCTCAAGTAGCACAACTTGCCGGTGAAGACGTAATGACCGTTATCGCTAGCTTTTCTATGCAAGCCATTATTGGCATTGTCGTAGCAGCTATTTTGCTCAATATCGTAGCTATCGTTAAGAAAGAGCATACAGGATATGTATTGAAAGAGGCTAACGAAGAAGAAGGCAAAGAATTTAAAGTAAATTATTTATATGCTATCATCCCAATTATTCCGCTTGTATTACTCGTACTCGGTAGTAAACAAGTAGCAGTGATTCCTGAAATTTCTGTTCCTGTATCTATGCTCATTGGTACAGCTATCGGTATTATTGCCGTACGTCCTAATGTAACGGAAGCAGTTAAGAAATTCTTCCGCGGTACTGGCGATGGTATGTGTGATGTTGTGGGTCTTATGGCTGCGGCGGCAGCCTTTACTGCGGGTATGCAGTACATTGGGCTTACAAATGCACTCATTGATGGTATGAAGAACTCTCAACAAATCGCTCAAATTGGTGCGGCCTTTGGTCCATTCTTATTAGCTGTTATCTCTGGTTCTGGTAATGCAGCAGCCCTTGCATTTAACGGAGCTGTAACACCTCATGCAGCAGACTTTGGCTATGGCATCATGCAACTCGGCTCTATGGCCCAATTAGGTGCTGGCATCGGTCGTAGTATGAGTCCAGTAGCAGGTGCAGGTATCATCATTGCTGGCCTTGCAGGCATTAACCCTATGGAAATGGCAAAACGCAATGCTGTACCATGTATTATTGCTACAGTAGTGATTATGCTATTGTTATTATAA
- a CDS encoding MFS transporter yields METWKRTVYISLVCVFCTAFGVSQLAPILPLYFHDLGVQTPEAMSLWSGLATGATYIIVCLAAPFWGRVADKKGRKITLIRSSFGMALCNILIAFQTTPEGVVLIRLVQGLVSGFYSASITLIASESPIERTGWALGLLASANLAGSLIGPLLGGYIADTVGIRNDFIIVGTLMGLAGVLATIFIHENYVPQPNPEKLSIRKLKEQIPEFNSIVALCVASFIYAICIMSLQPVISVYIKGIVPSDTENLAFIAGAVFSAMGIAQLMSSSPLGKLVDKIGPRKVLVVSLIYVGILNIPQAYVSDVYQLAIIRFLQGFGLGGMLPALNTYLSSKTPREFTGQVFSYNQSCLFFGYFLGSVGGASLMAWLGFTTLFWVSGGLFIISALWIGFKLK; encoded by the coding sequence TTGGAAACATGGAAACGAACGGTGTACATCAGTTTAGTCTGTGTATTCTGTACAGCCTTTGGTGTAAGCCAGTTAGCTCCAATTCTGCCTTTATACTTTCATGATTTAGGCGTACAAACTCCAGAAGCTATGTCCTTATGGTCTGGGTTAGCCACTGGCGCAACCTATATAATCGTTTGCTTAGCAGCACCATTTTGGGGGCGTGTTGCCGACAAAAAAGGTCGTAAAATTACATTAATACGATCTAGCTTTGGCATGGCATTATGCAATATATTAATTGCTTTTCAAACTACACCCGAAGGGGTTGTTTTAATCCGGCTCGTCCAAGGTCTAGTAAGTGGTTTTTACTCGGCATCAATTACATTAATAGCTTCAGAATCACCTATTGAGCGGACAGGTTGGGCCTTAGGATTATTAGCATCTGCTAATCTTGCTGGTTCACTAATAGGGCCTTTATTGGGCGGCTATATTGCAGATACAGTAGGCATTCGCAATGACTTCATCATCGTCGGTACGCTCATGGGTTTAGCTGGTGTGCTGGCTACTATATTCATCCATGAAAATTATGTACCACAACCGAATCCTGAAAAACTTTCCATCCGTAAGTTGAAAGAGCAAATACCGGAATTTAATAGTATTGTCGCATTATGTGTAGCGTCCTTTATCTATGCAATATGCATCATGTCCTTACAACCTGTTATCTCTGTATATATTAAGGGAATCGTTCCTAGTGATACAGAAAATCTAGCATTTATTGCAGGCGCTGTATTCTCCGCTATGGGTATTGCTCAACTTATGAGTAGTTCTCCACTAGGTAAATTAGTCGACAAGATTGGGCCACGGAAAGTATTAGTAGTATCTCTTATTTATGTAGGGATTCTAAATATCCCTCAAGCCTATGTTTCTGATGTATATCAACTTGCAATAATCAGGTTCCTACAAGGTTTTGGTTTAGGTGGCATGTTGCCTGCTTTAAACACCTATCTATCCTCAAAAACGCCTCGTGAATTTACAGGACAAGTATTCTCCTACAATCAATCTTGTCTATTCTTTGGCTACTTCTTAGGATCCGTCGGTGGTGCTAGCCTTATGGCATGGCTAGGCTTTACTACCCTATTCTGGGTTAGCGGTGGCTTATTTATTATTTCCGCTCTCTGGATTGGCTTCAAACTTAAATAA
- the fusA gene encoding elongation factor G, whose protein sequence is MKEYSSDKFRNVAVVSHDGAGKTALVESLLLTSGAVDFVGKGQDNKHIMDFEPEEIKRNVTIQLGMAPCEWHDHKVNFVDTPGYNEFHGEVRAALRACDGMLMVLSATSGVETDTVRAWDYAVELQMPRMAFINKMDVDGADFFGTIERMRELFGKGIMPLQIPIGEGANFEGVVDVAKMTAFTYKDGQPTEIAVPAHLIEKAQEIREMTVEAAAEGSDELLEKYLEGEELSLEEIRQGLREGMISGRVCPIMCGSATSRIGLDQVLDRMIRYMPDATKKVMTATDAETGEQCVVHVDKPLTAFVFKTLLDPFAGKQSFVRIFSGELKEGDRLYDVNQGVEEKWGKMVTLIGKQQIPVSAAKAGDIVVIPKLANAKTGDTLTAPDFKVTYDAIRFPQPLYTVALEPVKKGEEEKLAGAVLKVAEEDPTCVVVKNAEARQLQIDCMGEVHLEHILNKMDRKYGVQAKLVTPYIPYRETIKGSAETESKYKKQSGGHGQYGHVKIQVDPLYDGTEFAFVDKIFGGAVPKQYIPAVEKGAKETLDKGLIAGYPMIGVQVTLLDGSYHSVDSSELAFKVATSQAIKDVIPKAKPVLLEPIYEVNVYAPDAFMGDIMGDLNSRRGRVLGMEQSERTGISVVKAQVPLAEMADYVTALRSITQGQGVFNRQFYTYEEVPHKQAEEIIAAHKTQE, encoded by the coding sequence ATGAAAGAGTACAGTAGTGATAAATTTAGAAACGTTGCTGTTGTTTCCCACGATGGTGCAGGTAAAACAGCTCTTGTTGAATCCTTGTTGTTAACCTCTGGTGCGGTTGATTTCGTAGGTAAAGGCCAAGACAATAAACATATTATGGACTTTGAACCTGAAGAAATTAAACGTAACGTAACAATCCAATTGGGCATGGCTCCATGTGAATGGCATGACCATAAGGTTAACTTCGTAGATACTCCAGGCTATAATGAATTCCATGGCGAAGTTCGTGCCGCTTTGCGTGCGTGCGATGGTATGTTGATGGTACTATCCGCCACATCTGGTGTAGAAACTGACACAGTTCGCGCTTGGGATTATGCAGTGGAATTACAAATGCCACGCATGGCATTTATCAATAAAATGGATGTGGATGGTGCCGATTTCTTCGGTACTATTGAAAGAATGCGGGAATTATTTGGCAAAGGCATTATGCCATTGCAGATTCCTATCGGTGAAGGCGCCAACTTTGAAGGCGTCGTAGACGTAGCAAAAATGACTGCGTTTACTTACAAGGACGGCCAACCAACAGAGATTGCTGTACCAGCTCACCTTATCGAAAAGGCTCAAGAAATTCGGGAAATGACCGTAGAAGCCGCGGCTGAAGGTAGCGATGAATTGTTGGAAAAATATTTAGAAGGCGAAGAGTTATCTTTAGAGGAAATTCGCCAAGGCTTGCGTGAAGGGATGATTAGTGGCCGTGTGTGCCCAATCATGTGTGGCAGTGCCACATCTCGTATTGGCTTAGATCAAGTATTGGATCGTATGATTCGTTACATGCCGGATGCAACTAAAAAAGTGATGACCGCAACTGATGCGGAAACCGGCGAACAATGTGTAGTACATGTAGACAAACCTTTAACTGCATTCGTATTTAAAACATTGTTAGACCCATTCGCAGGCAAACAAAGCTTTGTACGTATCTTCTCTGGTGAACTTAAAGAAGGCGACCGCCTTTATGATGTAAACCAAGGCGTAGAAGAAAAATGGGGCAAGATGGTTACCCTTATCGGGAAGCAACAAATCCCAGTATCTGCCGCTAAAGCTGGCGATATCGTAGTGATACCGAAATTGGCTAATGCTAAAACTGGCGATACTTTAACTGCTCCTGACTTTAAAGTAACATACGATGCTATCCGATTCCCTCAACCTCTATACACAGTGGCATTAGAACCTGTGAAAAAAGGTGAGGAGGAAAAATTAGCTGGTGCTGTTCTAAAAGTAGCAGAAGAAGATCCTACTTGCGTAGTAGTGAAAAATGCTGAGGCCCGTCAACTACAAATCGATTGTATGGGCGAGGTTCATCTCGAGCATATCCTCAACAAAATGGATCGTAAATATGGCGTACAAGCTAAACTTGTGACTCCATACATTCCATACCGCGAAACCATTAAAGGCTCCGCTGAAACCGAGTCTAAATATAAGAAACAAAGTGGCGGTCATGGTCAATATGGTCACGTTAAGATTCAAGTGGACCCATTATATGATGGTACCGAATTTGCGTTCGTAGACAAAATCTTTGGTGGTGCTGTACCTAAACAATACATACCAGCAGTGGAAAAGGGTGCCAAAGAAACCCTAGATAAAGGCTTAATTGCGGGATATCCTATGATTGGCGTGCAAGTGACACTCTTGGATGGATCTTACCATAGCGTAGACTCCTCAGAGTTAGCATTCAAAGTAGCTACGTCACAGGCTATCAAGGATGTAATTCCTAAGGCGAAACCAGTCCTATTAGAACCAATCTATGAAGTTAACGTGTATGCACCAGATGCTTTCATGGGCGACATCATGGGTGATTTAAATAGCCGTCGAGGTCGTGTATTAGGCATGGAACAAAGTGAAAGAACAGGTATTTCTGTTGTTAAAGCACAAGTACCATTGGCTGAAATGGCCGACTATGTGACAGCATTGCGCTCCATCACTCAAGGACAAGGCGTATTTAACCGTCAGTTCTATACTTATGAAGAGGTTCCACATAAGCAAGCGGAAGAAATTATCGCTGCTCATAAGACTCAAGAATAA
- a CDS encoding M20 family metallo-hydrolase: protein MIQRERLAKDFDAMAQLTAPGEGINRLAFTDADWKGRQYIIDCMTDAGLTVEIDDFGNVLGYKVGKNPDLPVVMVGSHTDSVPNGGNYDGVVGVLSAIEAVRSMTDDGFEHDHTIAVVDFMCEESSRFGAATLGSKAMRGELTLQDLHRLVDKQGISLYDALKARNLNLDAIEHMEYKRPVKSFTEIHIEQGKVLEHKAKPIGVVTGIAAPERFYVTIRGNADHSGATPMNLRHDALCGASKIILGIEEIASMQEEPPVVGTVGVVEVVPGAMNVIPGAVKLGVDIRSISKVARDSVVTLIKEFIDVIAEKRGLSYTIEPVAQDHPVVMNPAMIREIEEAVKSVGVDYMTMPSGAGHDAMHWADDVPTGMIFIPCREGISHNPAEFADMDDIVTGAKILDTVLRKLSLESTKLN, encoded by the coding sequence ATGATTCAACGAGAGCGTTTAGCTAAAGATTTTGATGCTATGGCACAGTTGACTGCACCTGGTGAGGGAATCAATCGCCTAGCTTTTACCGATGCAGATTGGAAGGGGCGTCAATATATTATTGATTGTATGACTGATGCGGGTCTAACTGTAGAGATAGACGATTTTGGAAATGTACTAGGCTATAAGGTAGGTAAGAATCCTGATTTACCGGTTGTCATGGTTGGTTCTCATACGGACAGCGTGCCTAATGGAGGCAATTATGATGGTGTGGTGGGTGTATTATCTGCTATCGAAGCGGTTCGCAGTATGACTGATGATGGTTTTGAACATGATCATACCATTGCAGTGGTAGACTTTATGTGTGAAGAGTCTAGCCGCTTTGGAGCAGCCACATTAGGCAGTAAAGCTATGCGCGGTGAATTGACATTGCAAGATTTACATCGCTTAGTAGATAAACAAGGTATTTCCTTGTATGACGCATTAAAAGCGCGTAATTTAAATCTAGATGCTATTGAACATATGGAATATAAACGACCTGTAAAGTCTTTCACAGAAATTCATATTGAACAAGGTAAAGTGTTAGAGCACAAAGCTAAACCCATCGGCGTTGTAACTGGTATTGCCGCACCAGAGCGGTTCTATGTAACCATTCGTGGCAATGCAGATCATAGTGGGGCTACACCAATGAACTTGCGTCATGATGCACTCTGTGGGGCTTCTAAAATCATTCTCGGTATTGAGGAGATTGCATCTATGCAAGAGGAGCCTCCAGTAGTGGGTACAGTCGGTGTAGTAGAGGTTGTGCCAGGAGCGATGAACGTTATTCCTGGAGCAGTTAAACTGGGCGTAGATATTCGCAGTATTTCTAAGGTGGCCCGAGATTCTGTAGTTACCCTCATTAAGGAATTTATTGATGTTATTGCAGAGAAACGAGGCTTATCCTATACGATTGAACCTGTTGCACAGGATCATCCTGTAGTGATGAATCCGGCTATGATTCGCGAAATTGAAGAGGCTGTTAAGTCTGTAGGCGTAGACTATATGACCATGCCAAGCGGTGCTGGTCATGATGCCATGCATTGGGCTGATGATGTTCCTACAGGAATGATTTTTATCCCATGCCGTGAAGGTATCAGCCATAATCCAGCTGAATTTGCAGATATGGATGACATCGTTACGGGAGCTAAGATATTAGACACGGTGCTAAGAAAGCTTAGCTTAGAAAGTACTAAACTTAACTAG
- a CDS encoding amidohydrolase, which produces MSVKDFVQQRRDDFIAMRRDFHMYPEPAWLEYRSASKVAEKIISLGYDVALGADVLDLDSRMGLPSEEVMKAAMARAMDEGADPELVEKMGYGKTAIVATMKFSDDGPVGAFRADMDSNDVIESKASNHIPAKNGFRSRHEKAMHACGHDTHMTMGLGLAEYIATHKDGLKGTIKLIFQPAEEGVRGAKAMVEAGVVDDVDLMFGMHIGFNEQLSNCFACSDHGFLATTKLDAVFHGYSSHAGGSPEKAQNAMLAGCTAVINLQAIARHSGGASRMNVGVFESGTGRNVTPDVATLKLETRGATTEINDYMIERTKTIIKGAAEMHDCTFEITKQGETPAGRISDDLAREVQSIIEPLGIFKEVPFDYSGGGSEDCAYFLNRVIDRGGRATYMVLGSAIKAPHHNPLFDIDEEDMLNGIVALGTIATHYLK; this is translated from the coding sequence ATGTCTGTAAAAGATTTCGTACAACAACGACGTGATGATTTTATCGCTATGCGTCGTGATTTTCATATGTATCCAGAGCCAGCTTGGCTTGAATATCGTTCTGCTTCTAAAGTAGCTGAAAAGATAATTTCTTTAGGGTATGATGTAGCACTTGGTGCAGATGTACTCGATTTAGATTCTCGTATGGGTTTACCTAGCGAAGAGGTTATGAAAGCAGCCATGGCTCGCGCTATGGATGAAGGCGCTGATCCTGAGCTCGTAGAAAAAATGGGCTATGGTAAAACAGCTATCGTAGCAACTATGAAGTTCAGTGATGATGGTCCTGTAGGAGCGTTCCGTGCAGATATGGATTCCAATGATGTAATCGAATCTAAAGCATCTAACCATATTCCTGCTAAGAATGGTTTCCGTTCCCGCCATGAGAAGGCTATGCATGCTTGTGGTCATGATACACATATGACAATGGGCCTTGGCCTTGCTGAATATATTGCTACACATAAGGATGGCTTGAAGGGTACTATTAAACTTATCTTCCAACCAGCAGAGGAAGGCGTACGTGGTGCTAAAGCGATGGTAGAGGCTGGCGTAGTAGATGACGTTGACTTGATGTTCGGCATGCATATCGGATTCAATGAACAGTTATCTAATTGCTTTGCTTGTAGTGATCATGGCTTTTTAGCGACTACAAAACTTGATGCTGTATTCCATGGCTATTCTTCCCATGCAGGTGGTTCCCCAGAAAAGGCTCAAAATGCCATGCTTGCAGGCTGTACAGCTGTTATTAACTTACAAGCCATTGCTCGCCATAGTGGGGGTGCATCTCGCATGAATGTAGGCGTTTTTGAAAGTGGTACAGGTCGCAATGTTACTCCTGATGTAGCAACACTTAAATTAGAAACTCGTGGTGCTACTACAGAGATCAATGATTATATGATTGAACGTACTAAGACCATTATTAAAGGTGCTGCAGAAATGCATGATTGTACCTTTGAAATTACAAAACAAGGTGAAACTCCTGCAGGACGTATTAGCGATGATTTAGCTCGCGAAGTACAATCTATCATTGAACCATTAGGTATCTTTAAAGAAGTTCCATTCGATTATAGCGGTGGCGGTAGTGAAGACTGTGCTTACTTCTTAAATCGTGTTATTGATCGTGGTGGTCGAGCAACCTATATGGTATTGGGCTCAGCTATTAAAGCACCTCATCATAATCCATTATTCGATATCGATGAAGAAGACATGCTAAACGGTATTGTTGCGTTAGGTACAATTGCTACTCACTATTTAAAATAG